The following are from one region of the Methanospirillum hungatei genome:
- a CDS encoding radical SAM protein, which yields MECEMCGHRCSIQEGGYGRCRMYTCINGEILERFPNRYLALWPSAIETIPFLHYTPGGRYLLLSTIGCNLSCEGCVSYVLAKNQDLLTDALIHAESSDILRMAKDNDCIGAVFCLNEPTVSLGTVTRVARELHTAGLSMGCASNGCMSEKALDILLDHMDFITIGLKGLSEHGYQDNGAPCNVEHVFQTLKTIHSRNIHLEVAAVCKTSDMEEIVSIAQRIQEISADIPLHVMRFIPFHGADTALEPSATVAEDLISACRKYLPWVYLFNTPSTRYLNSYCPECNELLVERSFNGPMGARFSGHYTPVCPSCHYSIPVRGTWYSQHYPEPRFRGGYRTPVALDMVYSILKAVGISDDTTIGLILTKLLSNDYLEQLQNRLQTPKGYIEFLQVLQQWSGTSSFHPVIRFLSERVQIIEKNSDMPNKPRVLSVLSHPLLPSYPDKMENTLISLAGGEVLNYNLGYDEQSSERFTRDAFQKLQPDILVVSGPGHLTHQNFVDLCIRENLTAPALEENNIFIVSGAHMRTGPSWILTLESLANYLHPDIFDFDLKYEKEALLKTLPGLE from the coding sequence ATGGAATGCGAAATGTGTGGTCACCGGTGTAGTATTCAGGAAGGAGGATATGGAAGATGCAGGATGTATACCTGCATCAATGGGGAGATTTTAGAACGTTTCCCTAATCGGTACCTGGCTCTCTGGCCGAGTGCAATTGAAACCATTCCTTTTCTCCATTATACTCCTGGTGGACGTTATCTCCTCCTCTCTACTATCGGTTGTAATCTCTCATGTGAAGGGTGCGTCTCGTATGTTCTGGCAAAGAACCAGGATTTGCTAACTGATGCTCTTATTCATGCCGAATCATCAGACATTCTTCGCATGGCAAAAGATAACGACTGTATCGGGGCGGTCTTTTGTCTGAATGAGCCAACAGTCTCACTCGGGACGGTTACCCGTGTTGCCCGGGAGCTGCATACGGCCGGATTATCCATGGGGTGTGCCTCGAATGGATGTATGTCGGAAAAAGCGCTGGATATTCTTTTAGACCATATGGATTTTATCACCATCGGACTGAAAGGACTGTCAGAACATGGATACCAGGATAACGGGGCGCCTTGTAATGTTGAACATGTCTTTCAAACCCTGAAGACGATTCATTCCAGAAACATACATCTTGAGGTTGCTGCAGTATGCAAAACATCAGACATGGAAGAGATTGTTTCTATTGCGCAGCGGATACAGGAGATATCTGCTGATATTCCTCTCCATGTCATGCGGTTTATTCCCTTTCATGGAGCAGATACTGCGCTTGAACCCTCTGCTACCGTGGCTGAGGATCTGATCTCAGCCTGCAGGAAATATCTGCCATGGGTATACCTTTTTAACACGCCCTCAACCCGTTATTTGAATTCATACTGTCCGGAATGTAATGAATTACTTGTTGAACGATCATTTAATGGACCGATGGGAGCCCGGTTTTCAGGTCACTATACGCCAGTATGCCCTTCCTGTCATTATTCCATCCCAGTCAGAGGAACATGGTATTCCCAACACTATCCTGAACCCCGATTCAGAGGTGGATACAGGACACCGGTAGCACTTGACATGGTGTATAGTATTCTAAAAGCGGTGGGAATCTCTGATGATACAACGATAGGATTAATATTAACAAAATTGTTGTCCAACGATTATCTGGAGCAGTTACAGAACCGGTTACAGACTCCGAAAGGATATATCGAATTTTTACAGGTATTACAACAATGGTCAGGAACTTCATCATTTCATCCGGTTATCAGATTCCTCTCAGAAAGAGTTCAGATAATTGAGAAAAATTCCGATATGCCAAATAAACCTCGGGTTCTCTCAGTCCTTTCGCATCCGCTCCTCCCCTCATATCCGGATAAAATGGAAAATACACTCATTTCTTTGGCAGGAGGAGAGGTATTAAATTATAATCTGGGATATGATGAACAATCATCCGAACGATTCACCCGGGATGCATTTCAAAAATTACAACCGGATATCCTTGTTGTTTCTGGTCCAGGTCATCTGACACACCAGAATTTTGTTGATTTATGTATAAGAGAAAACCTTACCGCTCCTGCTCTAGAGGAAAATAATATTTTCATAGTATCTGGAGCACATATGAGAACCGGCCCATCATGGATTCTGACCTTAGAATCATTAGCGAATTATCTTCATCCGGATATTTTTGATTTTGACCTGAAGTATGAAAAAGAGGCTCTTCTTAAAACATTACCCGGACTAGAGTGA